One Echeneis naucrates chromosome 1, fEcheNa1.1, whole genome shotgun sequence DNA segment encodes these proteins:
- the ptger1a gene encoding prostaglandin E receptor 1a (subtype EP1) has product MFSGTERDDVGSKNFGSHDLQSSVMLALSHYNSSASPLLPHFTTDSVRKAEAAVAVEGLQKGNFTSVQPTTSGIIVVILSMTLGIISNIVALFILANAYSSQRRRSKATFLLFATSLVVTDFIGHVIPGALVLRLYLHGGVRQEDFNSSDGMCQFLGGSMVFFGLCPLFMGCAMAAERCLGVTKPLLHSSLVTKTRSKICLSVIWLAALCVALLPGFQLGSYSYQDPGTWCFIKVLSDTEEVDVAFVVLFSGLGLTSLAVALLCNTISGLTLVFARLRRKPGSHRSAKSHDIEMMVQLVGIMVTSCICWSPLLIFGLMSVIRSYTGSIGEDIYNYKTLMVTGVRLATWNQILDPWVYILLRRTVLRKIYLIAKCQVGPRGNILGRWEPTSFPSSEKKEVDQV; this is encoded by the exons ATGTTCAGCGGGACTGAGAGGGACGATGTAG GCTCCAAAAACTTTGGATCCCATGATCTTCAGAGTTCAGTGATGTTAGCATTGAGCCACTATAACTCCTCAGCCTCCCCACTCCTTCCTCATTTCACCACTGACAGTGTAAGGAAGGCCGAGGCGGCTGTGGCTGTTGAGGGGCTGCAGAAGGGAAACTTCACCTCCGTCCAACCCACCACCAGTGGCATCATTGTTGTCATATTGTCCATGACACTGGGCATTATCTCCAATATTGTGGCCCTCTTTATCCTTGCTAACGCCTACTCCAGCCAGCGAAGGCGCTCCAAAGCCACATTCCTTCTGTTTGCCACCTCACTCGTGGTCACGGATTTCATTGGCCATGTGATCCCTGGTGCCCTCGTCCTCCGACTCTACCTCCATGGAGGTGTGCGCCAAGAGGATTTCAACTCTTCCGATGGCATGTGCCAGTTCCTGGGTGGTAGCATGGTGTTTTTTGGGCTGTGCCCTCTCTTCATGGGCTGTGCCATGGCTGCTGAGCGCTGCCTTGGTGTCACTAAACCGCTGCTGCACTCATCTCTGGTCACCAAAACCCGTTCAAagatctgcctgtctgtcatcTGGCTGGCAGCTCTCTGTGTGGCTCTTCTTCCCGGCTTTCAGCTGGGCTCTTACTCGTACCAGGATCCTGGGACCTGGTGTTTCATTAAAGTGCTCAGTGACACTGAGGAGGTGGATGTGGCGTTTGTGGTTCTCTTCTCTGGACTTGGCCTGACCTCGCTGGCTGTGGCATTGTTGTGTAACACCATCAGCGGACTGACGCTGGTGTTTGCTCGGCTCAGGAGGAAGCCCGGCTCCCATCGTTCCGCCAAGTCCCATGATATAGAGATGATGGTACAGCTGGTGGGCATCATGGTCACTTCGTGTATCTGCTGGAGTCCTCTGCTG ATCTTTGGCCTGATGTCCGTGATCCGCTCCTACACAGGATCCATCGGGGAAGACATATACAACTATAAAACCCTGATGGTAACGGGCGTGAGGCTGGCCACGTGGAACCAGATCCTCGACCCCTGGGTGTACATCCTGCTGCGTCGCACCGTCCTCCGCAAAATCTACCTCATTGCCAAGTGCCAAGTGGGCCCAAGGGGTAACATATTAGGCCGCTGGGAGCCCACCTCTTTTCCTAGCTCTGAGAAGAAGGAAGTCGACCAAGTGTGA